A genome region from Methanobacterium subterraneum includes the following:
- a CDS encoding glycosyltransferase family 39 protein, whose amino-acid sequence MYLKLREYVRDHDSLVYGIILVFLVALIAYYRVQIQIEIGPIWDTFDFLSNAMYFAGQGFGYTDLTRPPFFPFLTSLIFRLSVVSESVIFYLDASFLVFGAIGLYLFFRIKFEAMESFLGSLLFSSFPVVILFTGVGLTDIPSVALSIWALYATVLAVKKNPLFFYFSFPLAMLAFLTRYPAGFIIFPIFFYLVINRHDVSLKNMIGGILLSLLPGLIVLVFFYNQFGNPLGPFSSFYGSTQKAWSTTYVYYHPDPLYFLKNILSYIGVGGMAIILGSVLSAFIGLLTKFKTVKLNFKQFSPSKLSHHTKIKVLALFLLFSLFIITFAWTQYFITEIIFLVFCFVLFYTLRNGNIKDLDIYILFVSWFVAFFIFHSVYAVKDDRYFITMAPALTYFLILGFSQIKRLWGLESKYKNMAHNIFAVILVFMMLVAAADYIQGIYDHESQNVVELNDIKMASQWLKVNDPQYFDKNISSDQWPYFSWYLKTNVKQVQLSNNNKDYENNLNTDNANYFLTVKEGLNLTNYQLIKQFGYVTIYKRQ is encoded by the coding sequence TTGTATCTGAAATTAAGAGAATATGTCAGGGATCATGATTCATTGGTTTATGGCATTATTTTAGTTTTTCTTGTAGCTTTAATTGCATATTACCGGGTTCAAATCCAAATAGAAATCGGTCCTATCTGGGATACTTTTGACTTCCTATCCAATGCCATGTACTTTGCTGGGCAGGGATTTGGATACACAGATCTGACCAGACCTCCCTTTTTCCCGTTTTTAACATCACTCATCTTCCGTTTAAGTGTGGTATCTGAATCAGTAATATTCTATTTAGATGCTTCATTTTTAGTATTCGGGGCTATTGGGCTATATTTATTTTTCCGAATTAAATTTGAGGCCATGGAAAGCTTTTTGGGGAGTTTACTCTTCAGCTCTTTTCCAGTGGTTATTTTATTTACTGGAGTTGGACTTACAGATATTCCAAGTGTGGCTTTATCCATCTGGGCATTGTATGCCACTGTGTTAGCAGTTAAAAAGAATCCACTGTTTTTTTACTTTTCTTTCCCCCTGGCCATGTTAGCCTTTTTAACAAGATATCCTGCAGGATTCATTATTTTTCCCATATTTTTCTATCTAGTAATCAATCGCCATGATGTGTCCCTTAAAAATATGATTGGGGGAATATTATTGTCTTTATTACCTGGCTTGATTGTTCTTGTATTCTTTTACAATCAATTCGGCAATCCATTGGGTCCATTTTCTTCATTTTATGGCTCAACCCAAAAAGCATGGTCAACCACTTACGTATATTACCATCCTGACCCCCTCTATTTCCTAAAAAATATTTTATCATATATTGGGGTTGGAGGGATGGCCATTATCTTAGGTTCAGTGCTTAGCGCATTCATTGGTTTATTAACTAAATTTAAGACTGTTAAATTAAATTTCAAACAATTTAGTCCATCTAAACTGTCACATCATACAAAAATAAAGGTTTTGGCACTGTTTTTATTATTTTCATTATTTATTATAACCTTTGCATGGACACAATACTTCATCACTGAGATCATATTTCTGGTTTTTTGTTTTGTTTTGTTTTATACTCTGAGAAATGGCAATATCAAGGATTTAGACATTTATATTTTATTTGTATCATGGTTTGTGGCATTTTTCATATTCCACAGTGTTTACGCGGTTAAAGATGATCGTTACTTTATCACAATGGCCCCCGCTTTAACTTATTTTTTAATATTGGGTTTTAGCCAAATTAAAAGATTATGGGGATTGGAAAGTAAGTATAAAAACATGGCACATAATATATTTGCAGTTATACTGGTATTTATGATGCTCGTAGCAGCTGCTGATTATATACAGGGGATATATGATCATGAATCTCAAAATGTGGTTGAATTGAATGATATTAAAATGGCCAGCCAATGGCTTAAAGTTAATGATCCTCAATACTTTGATAAAAACATATCCTCAGATCAATGGCCTTACTTCAGCTGGTATTTGAAGACAAATGTCAAGCAGGTACAATTATCTAACAATAACAAGGATTATGAAAACAATTTAAACACAGATAATGCCAATTATTTTTTGACTGTTAAAGAAGGGTTAAATTTAACTAATTATCAGTTAATAAAACAGTTTGGATATGTAACTATTTACAAAAGACAGTAA